The region TACGGTATGATTGGGCATGATGACGTTTTCGTTATGGTGTTATGCGTGCGGGTTCCAAACTTAGGAATCCAGGGTATAGGGCGCCAGTCCCAACTAGGGATCCAAGGTATAGGGCGCCAGTCCCAGCGGCAGGGGAGCCGGTCTGGTACAGGAACTTGCCAGCGTGACGTGCTCGCCCGACTCCGACGATTCCTCGATGGACAGCATCACGTCCAGCACGTGGCAGGTGAGTTCGCCGCTAGCCCGGTGCGGACGGCCCGAGCGCAAAGCGCTGACCATATCCGCCACGCCCACCCCGCGGCTTTGCTCCTCGTATCCGTGGCTCAGGGGCATCTCGGTCCAGGATTCCGCGCCGGCGCGGCGCAGCTTTACGGGTCCGCCGAATGAATTGGGATCGGGCACGCTCAGGGACCCCTCCGAGCCGTATATCTCGATGCGGGGCAATTCGTGATGCCATACGTCGAAACTGGTCACGATCGTCCCGATGGGGCCGGTCTCGAACTCGAGCAGACCGGCCAGGTGCGTCGGCACCTCGACCTCGATTTTCTCACCGTACAGGGGCTCGCTCGTTATGGTGCGTTCAGGATGGGTGATTCGCGTAGCGCCGGTGAGCCGGGCGACCGGCCCGAGCAGATTGACCAGCGCCGTGACGTAGTACGGACCCATATCCAGCATGGGCCCTGCGCCGGGCCGGTAGAAGAAGCCGGGATCGGGATGCCACCGCTCGTGTCCCGGGCTCAACATGAAGGCCGTCGCCGCCACGGGCTCGCCGATCCAGCCGTCGTCGATGAGCTTCCGGCAGGTCTGGA is a window of Gemmatimonadota bacterium DNA encoding:
- a CDS encoding Gfo/Idh/MocA family oxidoreductase, yielding MSALKAGIIGCGNISGVYFEAGRKFAAFDVAACADMIPERAQAKAAEYEGVEARTVEALLDDPAIEIVINLTIPGAHAEIARAALEHGKSVYSEKPMAIRKEDGRALLDLAGEKGKLVGGAPDTFMGAGIQTCRKLIDDGWIGEPVAATAFMLSPGHERWHPDPGFFYRPGAGPMLDMGPYYVTALVNLLGPVARLTGATRITHPERTITSEPLYGEKIEVEVPTHLAGLLEFETGPIGTIVTSFDVWHHELPRIEIYGSEGSLSVPDPNSFGGPVKLRRAGAESWTEMPLSHGYEEQSRGVGVADMVSALRSGRPHRASGELTCHVLDVMLSIEESSESGEHVTLASSCTRPAPLPLGLAPYTLDP